A DNA window from Purpureocillium takamizusanense chromosome 9, complete sequence contains the following coding sequences:
- a CDS encoding Indoleamine 2,3-dioxygenase (COG:E~EggNog:ENOG503NVXG), which produces MSPHAVPEGGPGVDLSKFGVTANAFLPDRSPLRALPDPYYEPWELVAQHLPALIEAGRIRDSIAQLPVLSTDRLRSEAEWRRAYALLCFLTHAHVWGGEKPEEILPPQITLPFLRVAEHLELPPVLTYAGANLWNFTCAGDDFTQLDDLSLLFSFTGTESESWFLLISVAMEAKAAGILQTMMEALEAVKTRDYDVVSDALGQLRGCIQGVSALLERMYEKCDPMTFYHHIRPFLAGSMSMEAAGLPRGVFYDEGDGKGAWRQLRGGSNGQSSLIQFFDVVLGVEHNTHGAAGQKSYHDEVREYMPGPHRRFLVHAARAGSIRELAMVPPATEAQRRLRDAYTAATEALSSFRNKHIQIVTRYIILPSKQPWQGPKRRQNLASSSSQRNGDEELTGTGGTMLVPFLKKARDETNHAGKLGR; this is translated from the exons ATGTCGCCACATGCCGTCCCCGAAggcggccccggcgtcgACCTGTCCAAGTTTGGCGTCACCGCGAATGCCTTCCTCCCAGACAGAAGCCCGCTGAGGGCCCTCCCGGACCCCTACTACGAACCGTgggagctcgtcgcccagcatcTCCCAGCCCTCATCGAGGCTGGACGCATCCGAGACTCCATTGCCCAGCTGCCCGTCCTCTCCACAGACCGGCTCAGGTCCGAGGCcgagtggcggcgggcataCGCGTTGCTTTGCTTCCTCACGCACGCTCACGTTTggggcggcgagaagccTGAAGAG ATTCTGCCCCCACAGATTACGCTGCCCTTCCTGAGGGTGGCCGAGCATCTCGAGCTGCCGCCTGTGCTCACGTACGCCGGCGCCAACTTGTGGAACTTTACctgcgcgggcgacgacttcACCCAGCTGGACGACCTCagcctcctcttctccttcacCGGCACCGAGTCGGAGTCGTGGTTCCTGCTCATCAGCGTCGCCAtggaggccaaggccgccggcaTCCTGCAAACCATGAtggaggccctcgaggccgtcaagacGCGCGACTACGACGTCGTCagcgacgccctcggccagctgcgcgGCTGCATCCAGGGGGTCAGCGCCCTGCTCGAACGCATGTACGAAAAGTGCGACCCCATGACCTTTTACCACCACATCCGCCCGTTCCTGGCCGGCAGCATGAgcatggaggcggccggcctgccgcgGGGCGTCTTctacgacgagggcgacggcaagggcgcgtggcggcagctccgcggcggcagcaacggccaGAGCTCGCTCATCCAGttcttcgacgtcgtcctcggcgtggAGCACAACacgcacggcgccgccgggcagaAGAGCTACCacgacgaggtgcgcgagtACATGCCGGGCCCGCATCGGCGCTTCCTCGTGCacgccgccagggccggcagcatccgcgagctggccatggtcccgcccgcgaccgaggcccagcggcggctgcgcgacgcctACACCGCGGCGACCGAGGCCCTGAGCAGCTTCCGCAACAAGCACATCCAGATCGTGACGCGATACATCATCCTGCCGTCCAAGCAGCCGTGGCAGGGGCCCAAGAGGCGGCAGAACCtcgccagctcgtcgtcgcagcgcaacggcgacgaggagctgacgggcacgggcggcacgaTGCTGGTCCCCTTTCTCAAGAAGGCCCGGGACGAGACGAATCATGCGGGAAAGCTAGGGCGATAG
- the BNA5 gene encoding Kynureninase (COG:E~EggNog:ENOG503NUB7), which translates to MASTLRHLSSPLLAHSRSRIRRSVSLPFTPSPAVIFDASFPSPTIGRHSTSASNVNSPAAAAAPATMDFDACVRRLRGGAAVKFPPDANSIAFAQHMDGQDKLRHLRDDFILPTKASLKKKALNGKLPREFTPCPTWPRQAHTNLNPAQFTTTNAVNGHGAAAADDGDEQCLYFVGNSLGAQPKAVRQHLDAQLETWASIGVNGHFTDMADSPLAQWQDMAEDCANKSADLVGASPHEIVVMNTLTINLHLMMASFYKPDAKRHKIILEWKPFPSDHYAIESQVVWHGLDPDKSMVKIEPDAGTALIPTEKVLRTIDEHADETALLLLPGIQYYSGQLFDMPRITAYARERGIVVGWDLAHAAGNVELKLHDWDVDFACWCTYKYINAGPGSIAGAYVHERHGKVERAAGDGGRPTYRPRLMGWYGGDKSVRFNMDNMFVPTPGAAGYQASNPSAIDLASLSAALSVFNKTTMADLRSKALVITAYAEHLLNQMLAEQAAGEKPLFGIITPSDPLQRGTQLSVLLREGLLERVSQALEDNAVICDKRKPDVIRVAPVPLYTRFEDVWKFMQVLRGALGLKLPS; encoded by the coding sequence ATGGCCTCGACATTGCGACACTTGTCATCTCCTCTGCTCGCCCATTCTCGCTCTCGCATCAGACGGTCCGTCTCGCTGCCATTCACGCCTTCGCCAGCCGTCATCTTTGACGCCTCGTTTCCCTCGCCGACCATCGGCCGGCACTCGACATCGGCATCGAACGTGAActcacctgcagcagcagcagcacccgcgACCATGGACTTTGACGCCTGTGTACGGCggcttcgcggcggcgcggccgtcaAGTTCCCGCCCGACGCCAACTCCATCGCCTTTGCGCAGCACATGGACGGCCAGGATAAGCTGCGGCACCTGCGCGACGACTTCATCCTGCCGACCAAGGCGTcgctgaagaagaaggccctCAACGGCAAGCTGCCTCGTGAGTTCACACCCTGCCCGACGTGGCCGCGTCAAGCTCACACGAACCTCAATCCAGCTCaattcaccaccaccaacgccgtcaatggccatggcgccgccgcagcagacgacggcgacgagcagtGCCTGTACTTTGTCGGCAACTCGCTCGGCGCCCAGCCCAAGGCCGTCCggcagcacctcgacgcgcagctcgagACGTGGGCGTCCAtcggcgtcaacggccacttcaccgacatggccgactcgccgctcgcccagTGGCAGGACATGGCCGAGGACTGCGCCAACAAGTCGGCCGACCTCGTGGGCGCGTCCCCGCACGAGATTGTGGTCATGAACACGCTCACCATCAACCTGCACCTCATGATGGCCAGCTTCTACAAGCCCGACGCCAAGCGCCACAAGATCATCCTCGAGTGGAAGCCCTTCCCCAGCGACCACTACGCCATCGAGAGCCAGGTCGTGTGGCACGGCCTCGACCCGGACAAGAGCATGGTCAAGatcgagcccgacgccggcacCGCGCTGATCCCGACGGAAAAGGTGCTGCGCACCATCGACGagcacgccgacgagacggccctgctgctgctgcccggcaTCCAGTACTACTCGGGCCAGCTGTTCGACATGCCGCGCATCACCGCCTACGCCCGGgagcgcggcatcgtcgtcggctgggACCTCGCCCACGCGGCCGGCAACGTCGAGCTCAAGCTGCACGACTGGGACGTCGACTTTGCCTGCTGGTGCACGTACAAGTACATCAACGCCGGCCCGGGgtccatcgccggcgcctACGTCCACGAGCGGCACGGCAAGGtcgagcgggcggcaggggacggcggccgcccgacgtaccgcccgcgcctcatGGGCTGgtacggcggcgacaagagCGTGCGCTTCAACATGGACAACATGTTTGTGCCcacgcccggcgccgccggctacCAGGCGTCCAACCCGTCCGCCATCGACCTCGCGAGCCTGTCCGCCGCGCTGTCCGTCTTCAACAagaccaccatggccgacctGCGGAGCAAGGCGCTCGTCATCACCGCCTACGCGGAGCACCTGCTCAACCAGatgctcgccgagcaggccgcgggcgagaaGCCGCTCTtcggcatcatcaccccGTCGGACCCCCTGCAGCGGGGCACGCAGCTgagcgtgctgctgcgcgagggcctgctcgagcgcgtctcgcaggcgctcgaggacaaCGCCGTCATCTGCGACAAGAGGAAGCCCGACGTCATCCGCGTCGCCCCCGTCCCGCTGTACACGCGCTTCGAGGACGTCTGGAAGTTTATGCAGGTGCTGCGAGGGGCGCTGGGCCTGAAGCTGCCGTCGTGA